The window CTCACTCGTGATAGAAGTTAAAAAAACAAACGTCGATTTTATCTTTAGAAACATCAACACCACAAAAAAACGCTTTTTTCATTTTTGATACTCCTGAATAAAATTTAGGTTATGTTTCTTTCTTGTATTCAGTGTCAAGCACTAAGATTTTTAATCGAAACACTAACCCATAAGCCCTAAATCTTGGCTACAGCGTGAAAATCGCTTATTTTAGTAACAGGGGCTTATGGAAATTTTATAAAATCAAAAGAGAAAAAACGAAACGAAATAAGGTAAATTCTCTTTGATTTTATGGAAGTATCATACAAATTTTAGTAGCCAATTCTTGCGAGTGAATGAGATTTTAAAATTTACAAAAGTATTAAATTTGTATTTTTGAAATCGCAAAATTTAAATTTCATCCTTCGTTTAACAATGCATATCCAACTCAGGCTATAATACGCAAAATTTTAGTCCAAAAAGGATAAAAATGAAAAAATTTTTACTTACATTGTTAGCGACTAGTTTGCTCTTCACTGGCTGCTCAAGCGTTACAAAAGCAGGCGTTGTTGGTGCTGATCGTAAGCAATTTATGTTAGTCTCATCAGAAGCTATGGAGCAAAGCTCAGCCCAAGCATACGTAAAGACGCTAACAGCTGCTAGAAGCAAAGGCGAGCTAAATGTTGATCCGATCCTTACAAAAAGAGTTCAAGATATCGCTAAAAGGCTCATCGCTCAAACTGGCGTTTTTAGGGATGACGCTCTAAAATGGAAGTGGCAAGTAAATGTCATTAATGAAGACACACTAAATGCTTGGTGTATGCCAGGGGGAAGGATAGTCGTCTATAGTGGCATCATAAAAAGGCTAAATTTAACAGATGCACAGTTAGCTGCAGTCATGGGACACGAGATCGCACACGCTCTTAGGGAGCACAGCAGAGAGCAAGCAAGTGCTGATCAGATGAAAAGCATCGGCATCTTTGCAATAGCCACAGCTACTGGTCTTGGCGATCTTGGAGCTAATGCTCTAAATTTGGCTAGCGAATACACCATATCTCTGCCGTTTTCTCGCTCGCATGAAACCGAGGCTGATCACATCGGTACTGAGCTAATGGCAAGAGCCGGATACGATCCAAAAGAAGCGGTCGAAGTCTGGGTAAAAATGAGCAAGATGAGTGGCGGAAAGGTGCCTGAAATTTTAAGCACGCACCCATCGAACGAGAGTAGGATAAAAGACCTAAAAGAGATCGCAGCAAAACTTGAGCCGGTTTATCAAGCTGCTAAAAGAGGCTAGGCTTCAAAAAATTTGAGCGATCTTGAAATGGTTGCTCAAATTTCTAACTAGTACATTTTAAAAAACTACGACTGCTAATATTCGGCTAGTTAGCGAGAGCCCTGGGTTAAAGCTCACAACAACTTTCGCTCAATCTTTGTCTATAAAGAAAATGGTGAAATTTTAGGCTGGTGTTTTGCTTAGTGATTTTAATCCCAAGATCGCTTACGATATAAGCGCATAGATAAGCATATATGTCGCTAAAAAGGCTCTTGACATTGGCATTGGTAAGCAGCTTTTAAGTCAAAGTCTAGATGAGGCAAAGAGGCTAAATTTAAAAAATATTATCGCTTTAATATTTAGTGAGAACAAGGCAAGTCTTGGGCTATTTTTAAAATTTTGCTTTAAAAAATGGGGTGAACTGCCCAGCATTTGTCTGATGGATAATGAGTACAAAGATGTCGTTATCTTGGGGCTAAAGCTTTAAAAGCCAAGCATTAAGCAAATAAAGATATAATCACCTTCTTCTTGGGTAGATGTCCGAGTGGTTTAAGGAGCACGCCTGGAACGCGTGTGTGGGGCAACTCACCGAGAGTTCGAATCTCTCTCTACCCGCCATAAATTTGACAAAATTTACTCTATTGCCCTAATACAAAAAGAAATTTAAAGGACAAAAATGATCGAACATTTACTGTTATTTTTTGCACTGCTAGCTATCATCATCGCTTTAGTGATGGTCTCAAACCGCCTAAAGATCGCCTATCCAGTGCTATTAGTCCTTGGCGGGCTTGCCATTAACTTCGTGCCAAATTTACCAAGTATCAAGATCGATCCCGAGCTTATTTTCATCATATTTTTACCGCCACTTCTTTATGAGGCTGCGTGGGCAAACTCGCTAAAAGAGCTCTATAAATGGCGCCGTACGATCGGCAGTTTCGCCTTTATCGTGGTTTTCGTAAGCGCAGCAGCAGTTGCTTTGATAGCAAATTTAGTGATCCCTGGCTTCTCGCTCGCCCTAGGCTTCATGCTAGGAGCTATCGTCTCGCCACCAGACGCGGTGAGCACGGCAGCTATCCTTAAATTTGTCAAAGCCCCGCGCAGGATCAGCGCTATTTTGGAGGGTGAGAGCCTTTTAAATGACGCCTCCTCGCTCATCATCTTTCGCTTCGCTACAGTTGCGGTCACGACTGGGCAGTTTGTCTGGTACAAGGCCGCAACGACCTTTTTGTGGATGGTGGCTGGTGGCGTTTTAGTGGGTCTTGTTTTGGCGCTTGCGGCATATTTTTTACATAAAATTTTACCGACTGATGAAAACAGCGAAACGATAATGACGATCACGACGCCTTATATCATGTATATCTTGGCTGAGGAGCTTGGCGCTAGCGGCGTTTTAGCAGTGGTTTGTGGCGGACTTTATCTCTCGACTAAAAGAAATGAAATTTTCACCGCTTCAGCAAGGATCCACGCGATGCCAGTTTGGAACAACTTTATTTTCTTACTAAACGGCCTTGCATTTACCATGATCGGCCTTGACCTGCCTGAAATTTTAGCAGGGCTAAAGCGTAGCGGCGTCTCACTCTTTGAGGCGGTCTCTTACGGCGTTTTGGTCACTGCCGTGCTCATCGTTATCCGCCTCATGTCATCTTATGGAGCCGTTTATATCACTATGTTTATGAAGCGCTATATCAGCGTGGCGGACGATCGCAACCCTGGCAAAGTCGCACCATTTATCGTCGGCTGGGCTGGCATGAGGGGCGTAGTCTCGCTGGCTGCAGCACTTTCTATCCCTGCCATGGCTGGTAGCGAGCCGTTTTCGCATAGAGATCTCATCTTGTTTATCACCTTTGTAGTTATCTTGCTAACGCTCGTAGTTCAGGGACTAACTCTGCCGCTACTCATAAAAAGTGTCAAATTTCCAGACTTTAACGACCATATGCCAAATGAGCTTGCAAGGATCAAGATCAAAAAGGCGCTTACCGAGGCTTCACTTAAATTTAAATTGTGGGTGATGAGCATTTCTTATTTCAAAAGCTTGAAGAAGTTTGGAATTTTGAGCTTGAGAGTAAAAATTTTGAGATCAGCGATGAGACAAGACAGAGATATTTTGAAATTTTAGAGGAGCAAAGAAAGGCACTTTGCGAGCTAAACAAAGACCCAAAGATCAATGAAGAGGTCATTAGGACGTTTTTATATCACATCGACCTTGAGGAGCAGAGGTGGCAGCCGCATAGCGAGCACTAAAATTTTCTCCCGATGCTGCAACTTACCGCACCGCAAAATCTCTTGCCAAATTTGGCCTCGACGATGAGCACAAGCACGAAAAATATCTTCTCATCATTTAGCCGTGCGATCTGACGCAAAGTCTGGCTAGGACTATTAAATTTAACATCATTTTCGTGCAAACTCTTGCAAAACAGGGCCTCGTCAAAGCCAAGCATGCGTGAAATTTCACTGATGCTGTAAGGCTCAAGCGAGGCGATGATGCGGTCCATGTTGCACATAGTTGGATTTTTGCGGTGCGTGGTGACATCGATCATCTCATTTATGAGCTTTACTAGCTTTCTTCTGCGGTTAAAAAGGTGCAAGATCACAGCACAAACGATCAAAACTCCTGCAAATTTGTGCGCGCTCATCATCCACTCATTATACTCGCCCATGGCGAAATTTAGCCCAGTAAATGCAAGCAGGCAGATCCCACAGGCAAGAGCACAGACGATACAAAATTTATATATCACTTCTACTTTTAGCAATGCAAATTCCTTAGTTTTTTGAAATTATACACCTACTATGCAAAAAATGAATGGCGCCAACTAGAAATTTAGCTGGCGCGTTAGAGTAAATTTAGCTAAAACTTATAGTTAAAGCTGAGATTAAAGGTGCGTGGATCGCCATAAACCATCATGTTCCTGCCGATGCCCTCGTAATATTTTTTATTAAAGAGATTGTCGATATTTAGCTGCACGTCAAAGTTTTTAGCAAATTTATATCCAAACATCAAATTTGCCAAGGTGTAGCCCTTTTGTGTGATCTCGCTTGCGCCCTTGCCGGTGTAAATTTTGCTCTTATACATAGCTCCAGCACCTACTCTAAAGTCCCTAAATTCATACTTTGCAAATAAATTTGCCGTGCTTCTTGATGAGTCGGTGGCATATTTTTCACCATTAGCATCTTTTGCGTTAAAGTGCGTTGCACCAAAGCTTAGGCTTAAGTTTTTAGTGATCTCGCCGTTAGATCTAGCTCGACGCCCTTGCTTGTCACGCCTTTGCCAGATTCAAATATTTTGGCATTTGTCGCTGGATTTTTCCTTCCAGTATCTATGCCAAGCTTGTCTTGCACGATCTTAAAGACGCCAAGACTTGCTTGAAGTGCCCCGTCAAGATACTCGCCTTTGATGCCCACTTCATAGTCTTTGCCTTGGATCGGATCAAGATATTTGTCATTTGCATCTTTTGCGGTTTGAGGTTTAAATATGCTCGTGTAGCTAGCATATAGAGTGTGGTTTGCTCCGATGTCGTAAGTGACGCCAAGATATGGTGTGATCTCATTTGTGAAATTTCTATTGTCTTTGCCACCCTCGATCTCGTATTTGTAGTAGCTCACCCTGGCACCTAGCAAAAATTTAAGCTCATCGGTGATTGATAGTTTATTTGCCGCATAAAATGCCTTTTGTATCGTTTTGTCTTTATTGTTTTGATCTTCGTAAGGTAGCTTTGGATCATCAAGGTGTAAATTTTTAAAGTCTATCCTACTTCTTGCCGTATAAGCAAGCCCAGCTGG is drawn from Campylobacter concisus and contains these coding sequences:
- a CDS encoding peptidase M48 is translated as MKKFLLTLLATSLLFTGCSSVTKAGVVGADRKQFMLVSSEAMEQSSAQAYVKTLTAARSKGELNVDPILTKRVQDIAKRLIAQTGVFRDDALKWKWQVNVINEDTLNAWCMPGGRIVVYSGIIKRLNLTDAQLAAVMGHEIAHALREHSREQASADQMKSIGIFAIATATGLGDLGANALNLASEYTISLPFSRSHETEADHIGTELMARAGYDPKEAVEVWVKMSKMSGGKVPEILSTHPSNESRIKDLKEIAAKLEPVYQAAKRG
- a CDS encoding chemotaxis protein, with translation MLKVEVIYKFCIVCALACGICLLAFTGLNFAMGEYNEWMMSAHKFAGVLIVCAVILHLFNRRRKLVKLINEMIDVTTHRKNPTMCNMDRIIASLEPYSISEISRMLGFDEALFCKSLHENDVKFNSPSQTLRQIARLNDEKIFFVLVLIVEAKFGKRFCGAVSCSIGRKF